One region of Girardinichthys multiradiatus isolate DD_20200921_A chromosome 1, DD_fGirMul_XY1, whole genome shotgun sequence genomic DNA includes:
- the lhfpl4b gene encoding LHFPL tetraspan subfamily member 3 protein produces MSVSPGLADLSRLYQTEFVRSARAVGVLWAVCTLCFAIIQVVILVQPSWIGTTDARTHRVGPLLPSGTMGLFEVCMESDWPVPDCRGGLSSLSPLPSFQSVAVLVGVSLWAVWTSVLCLCLFRFCSAATVYKICAWLQLTAGFCLALACLLFPDSWESPEMRVLCGDSVGSFSPGNCSVHWAYILAMLGILDYAILATLAFVLANRQDALLPPNTPDVTAGLLMSA; encoded by the exons ATGTCGGTATCACCGGGCCTCGCCGACCTGTCTCGTCTCTATCAGACGGAGTTTGTCCGTAGTGCCCGAGCAGTCGGTGTCCTCTGGGCTGTCTGCACGCTCTGCTTCGCCATCATCCAGGTGGTCATCCTGGTCCAGCCGTCCTGGATTGGAACCACAGACGCCAGGACTCACCGGGTGGGACCTCTGCTGCCCAGTGGCACCATGGGACTTTTTGAG GTTTGCATGGAGTCGGACTGGCCGGTTCCTGACTGTCGTGGAGGTTTGTCCAGCCTGTCTCCGTTGCCGTCCTTCCAGTCCGTGGCGGTGTTAGTTGGAGTGTCTCTGTGGGCAGTGTGGACCAGCGTCCTGTGTCTCTGTCTCTTCAGGTTCTGCAGTGCTGCGACCGTCTACAAGATCTGCGCCTGGCTGCAACTGACGGCAG GTTTTTGTCTCGCCTTGGCGTGTCTCCTGTTTCCAGACTCGTGGGAGAGTCCAGAGATGAGAGTTCTGTGCGGAGACTCG GTGGGCAGCTTCTCTCCAGGTAACTGCTCTGTCCACTGGGCCTACATTCTGGCCATGCTGGGAATTCTGGACTATGCCATCCTGGCCACGTTGGCCTTCGTTCTGGCCAACAGACAGGACGCTCTGCTGCCACCGAACACCCCGGATG tGACCGCAGGCCTGCTGATGTCAGCTTAA